The sequence GAGCGCCTCGGAATTTGCCAAAGTAATTGATGAAAAGCTAAATTCCGGAGAGAACATTTTTATTGTGAATCTTAATTCCCTTGACCACCTCAGCAGCGCCGGTTTGAGAAACATCGTAATAATTCTTAAAAAGCTGGATACGATCGGTAAAAAAATCTGTTTTGTTTCATCAAACGATGATGTTAACCGGATATTTAAAATGGCGGGGCTCTATAACAGCCTCATCAAAATATTCGATTCAGAGGAAGCCGCCTTTGATGCATGTAAATGAAGGATTGCTTGTTTAGGAATAAGGAATAATACAAGGTTGCAGTCTCAAAGAGTAACGAGGCGATGCTTGTTGCCAGCCGCCTGCGTTTACTTTTGAATTAGAATTGGAATAAACACAATTTGACTCTTTTTTTAATTGATTTTTATTTTTACTTTATGTATAATTTCTGTACTCATTATGAAAGGTTGCTCCACAAGGCTTAAAGTAAACAGTTTAACAAATTATAAGAAATTAAAGGAGGAATAATATGTTTCAAAACATGAAAACAGGCACACGACTTGGTCTTGCTTTTGGTATCATCGTGGTTTTGCTTTTGGTGATAGCGATAGTAGGCATAAGCAAACTCGAGAATCTTAACGATGAGATGTCCAAAATTGTTAATGTGGAATATCCTAAGGTAGCTATTTGCAACAACTTGCTTGGTAGTATAAATCAGATAGCTCGTTCTATGCGTAATATGCTGATATTGGAAAAAAAGGAAGAGATACAGAAGGAGCTGGACAAAGTTCAGGATGCAAGAAAAAAGATAGTGGCGGAATTAGACAGAATTACCCCGTTGGTTAAGAGTGAAGCGGGCAAGGCCGGGCTGAAAGCCATAATGGATGCAAGAGCGGCATATGTTACAGGGCAGGATGAGTTTATGAAACTTGCTGCAGATGGTAAACAGGCTGAGGCAAGGGAGTTACTCTTAACGAAGGTACGGGCACAACAGCTTGCCTATTTCGATGCCATTGAGAAACTAAAAAAACATCAGGAAGAGGGAATGGAGAAGAAAGCTAAGGCAGCCGATGAAGGTTATAAATCCGCCAACACATTAATCATATCTTTGTCTGTAACAGCCATAGTTCTTGCTGTAATTATCGCCCTTTGGATTACTATGACGATATTAAAGCAATTGGGAGGCGAGCCCCACTACATCATGGGTATAGCTGAAAGTGTGGCCAACGGGGACCTTACAATCAGGTTTGACTCAACAAAGAAAGAAACCGGCATACTGCTTGCAATGAAAACAATGCTTGAAAAACTAAAAAGCATAGTGGCGGAGGTCAGACAGTCGGCGGATTTGGTAAGCAGCGGCAGTGTGGAGTTAAGCTCAAGCGCCCAGCAGCTTTCCGAGGGTGCTACAGAGCAGGCGGCTGCGGTAGAGGAGGCGTCATCTTCTATGGAGCAAATGGCTTCCAACATAAAGCAAAATGCCGACAACTCCCTGCAGACGGAGCGTATATCTTCTAAGGCCTCAATAGATGCGGCAGAGGGTGGAAAGGCCGTAGGTGAGGCTGTCCATGCAATGAAACAAATAGCTGATAAGATTTCAATAATAGAGGAGATAGCTCGTCAGACAAACCTCCTTGCCCTCAATGCTGCAATAGAGGCCGCAAGGGCAGGTGAGCACGGCAAAGGTTTTGCTGTTGTGGCCTCAGAGGTGAGAAAACTGGCCGAACGCAGCCAAAAAGCAGCAGGGGAGATAAGCCAGCTATCTGCCTCAAGTGTCAACATAGCGGAGGAGGCCGGGCAGATGCTTACCAAACTTGTACCGGATATTCAGAAGACTGCCGAACTGGTGCAGGAGATAACAGCGGCAAGTAATGAGCAAAACACCGGCGCCGAACAGATAAACAAGGCCATTCAGCAACTGGATCAGGTAATTCAACAAAACGCATCAGCCTCGGAGGAGATGGCGTCAACGTCTGAGGAGCTTTCATCACAGGCGGAGCAGCTGCAAAACGCAATATCTTTCTTTAGAACCGGCACAGAGGGAACTTCCACCGCAAAAAAATCCAGGCCCAATGTCGTTGCCAAACGTAAACCGGTGGCCGCCGCCCCGCAGCGTCTGACTCATGAGCCACGGGCTGCCAAAACCACTGCAAGAGCCGACTCGATTGACCTCGGTGACACACACAGAGGGGTTTCCGATGACTCCGAGTTTGAAAAATATTAAGCCGCATGGAGGTAAAACATGGCAGTAGCATCAGTTACTGAAACAACACAGTATTTAACGTTTAACCTTGATGATGAGGTGTTTGCCCTTGATATTTCCAAAGTGCGCGAGGTTCTTGAATTTACATCTGTTACAAAGGTTCCCAAAATGCCGCAATACATTATAGGAGTTATCAATATCAGAGGCAACGTAGTGCCTGTTGTTGATATGCGTATAAAGTTTGGTATGACCGAGGGTGAGAAGACCGTAAACACCTGTGTCATAATAGTGGAGGTATCGGTCAACGGCGAAACTATAATTCTTGGTGCACTTGTTGATTCTGTACAGGAGGTTATAGAGCTTGAACCGGAGAGTATCGAACCTGCGCCCAGTATCGGCGTTAAACTGGATACCGAGTTTATTAAAGGGATGGGCAAAAGGGATGAGGTGTTTATTATAATTCTGGAT is a genomic window of Nitrospirae bacterium YQR-1 containing:
- a CDS encoding STAS domain-containing protein encodes the protein MKFDAKKDKEGNLTFEFKKEHGALVITMTGSMDSLSASEFAKVIDEKLNSGENIFIVNLNSLDHLSSAGLRNIVIILKKLDTIGKKICFVSSNDDVNRIFKMAGLYNSLIKIFDSEEAAFDACK
- a CDS encoding chemotaxis protein CheW — translated: MAVASVTETTQYLTFNLDDEVFALDISKVREVLEFTSVTKVPKMPQYIIGVINIRGNVVPVVDMRIKFGMTEGEKTVNTCVIIVEVSVNGETIILGALVDSVQEVIELEPESIEPAPSIGVKLDTEFIKGMGKRDEVFIIILDIDRIFLAHDMEAMTAI